From a region of the Bradyrhizobium diazoefficiens genome:
- a CDS encoding branched-chain amino acid ABC transporter ATP-binding protein/permease, translating into MLKQRPFLIETLTAIGLIAAPFVLPYLGFAPNTVNRILVWGLFGLGFDILFGFTGLLSFGQSAFYGTGGFVAAYLLTRAGFGNVLGALVIGMIAAAATGYLIGLIALRRTGIYFAMITVAIAEMFFFIEFNPLSDFTGGENGLPGVPMPSFNLGFTTVRFTDGWSLYQFIAVCYFVGVIIALRIVRSPVGAILSAIRDNPLRATAVGHNIHGYKLTAFVIAAAYAGFAGGLLGVLQAFMPPDAFTFDTSGQLVMQTAIGGRGTLFGPLVGAAVWLFLQDFLQAALGLGAAWKLVLGIVFVVLVCFLRGGIIGGIADLYRLVSGKRKRAEAETEQDAADAEATQQSAPAPMQAKEVEHPAYSGPILKATGLTKRYGGLVANSDIDFTVDRGELRGIIGPNGAGKSTFFKMLTCEIAPTSGQIVFEGRDITGLKVTEVCQLGLTKSYQVNQLFTGLTVRQNLTIAALAELRGKFRLDLFRKLSDVRGLTEQVEQTLALVNLTRRADTPVSELAYGEKRRLEIGLALATSPRLLLLDEPLAGMSPRERVETVKLLKSIARGRTMIIIDHDMDSLFELVERVTVLQEGRVLVSGTPEEIKTNAAVQEAYLGGVHGEIAA; encoded by the coding sequence ATGCTCAAGCAACGCCCGTTCCTGATCGAGACTCTGACTGCAATCGGGTTGATCGCAGCTCCCTTCGTGCTGCCTTATCTCGGCTTCGCACCCAACACCGTGAACCGGATCCTGGTCTGGGGGCTGTTCGGCCTCGGCTTCGACATCCTGTTTGGCTTCACCGGGCTGTTGTCTTTCGGCCAATCCGCCTTCTACGGCACCGGCGGTTTCGTTGCGGCTTACCTTCTGACCCGCGCCGGCTTCGGCAACGTGCTCGGCGCGCTGGTCATCGGCATGATCGCCGCGGCCGCGACCGGCTACCTGATCGGATTGATCGCGCTGCGCCGTACCGGCATTTATTTCGCCATGATCACAGTGGCGATCGCGGAGATGTTCTTCTTCATCGAGTTCAATCCGCTCTCGGATTTCACCGGCGGTGAGAACGGCCTGCCCGGCGTGCCGATGCCGAGCTTCAATCTCGGTTTCACCACCGTCCGCTTCACCGACGGCTGGTCGCTCTATCAATTCATCGCGGTGTGCTACTTCGTCGGCGTCATCATCGCACTCAGGATCGTCCGCTCGCCGGTCGGGGCAATTCTGAGTGCGATCCGGGACAATCCGCTGCGCGCCACGGCGGTCGGCCACAACATCCACGGCTACAAGCTGACTGCCTTCGTGATCGCAGCCGCCTATGCGGGGTTTGCCGGCGGCCTGCTCGGCGTGCTTCAGGCCTTCATGCCGCCCGACGCGTTCACCTTCGACACTTCCGGCCAGCTGGTGATGCAGACCGCCATTGGCGGCAGGGGCACGCTGTTCGGGCCGCTGGTCGGCGCGGCCGTGTGGCTCTTCCTGCAGGATTTCCTGCAGGCCGCGCTGGGCCTCGGAGCGGCCTGGAAGCTGGTGCTCGGTATCGTGTTCGTGGTGCTGGTCTGCTTCCTGCGCGGCGGCATCATCGGAGGGATTGCAGATCTCTATCGCCTCGTCTCCGGGAAGCGCAAGCGGGCGGAAGCCGAGACCGAACAAGACGCTGCGGACGCCGAGGCCACACAGCAATCCGCGCCAGCGCCGATGCAGGCCAAAGAGGTCGAGCATCCCGCTTATTCCGGGCCGATCCTGAAGGCCACCGGTCTCACCAAGCGCTACGGCGGCCTCGTCGCCAACAGCGATATCGATTTCACCGTCGATCGGGGGGAGCTGCGCGGCATCATCGGTCCCAATGGCGCCGGCAAGTCGACCTTCTTCAAGATGCTGACCTGCGAGATCGCGCCGACATCGGGCCAGATCGTGTTCGAAGGCCGCGACATCACGGGACTGAAGGTCACCGAGGTTTGCCAGCTCGGGCTCACCAAGAGTTACCAGGTCAACCAGCTCTTCACCGGCCTCACCGTTCGCCAGAACCTGACGATCGCTGCCCTCGCCGAGCTGCGCGGAAAATTTCGGCTCGATCTGTTCCGCAAGCTGTCGGACGTCAGGGGCCTGACGGAGCAAGTCGAGCAGACGCTGGCACTGGTCAATCTGACCCGCCGCGCCGACACGCCCGTGTCCGAACTCGCCTATGGCGAGAAACGCAGGCTGGAGATCGGCCTTGCGCTCGCGACCTCGCCGCGGCTGCTGCTGCTCGACGAGCCGCTCGCCGGCATGAGCCCGCGCGAGCGGGTCGAGACCGTCAAGCTGCTCAAGTCGATCGCGCGCGGCCGTACCATGATCATCATCGACCACGACATGGATTCCCTGTTCGAGCTGGTCGAGCGCGTGACCGTGCTCCAGGAAGGCCGCGTGCTGGTCTCCGGCACGCCCGAGGAAATCAAGACCAACGCCGCGGTGCAGGAAGCCTATCTCGGCGGCGTTCACGGAGAGATCGCCGCATGA
- the prmC gene encoding peptide chain release factor N(5)-glutamine methyltransferase — protein MPGRKVPLTTGSDSGNSIEGARRALAARLRSAGIEEPALDARLLVGAALELDLTGMVTQATRQLTPAETARLEGYAQRRLAHEPVARILGAREFWGMPFRLSEGTLVPRPDTETVVELALEIFRGLTIAGRAPQIADIGVGSGAILLALLHEIPDAFGVGTDISLTALNTARDNAATLGLAGRAGFAACSYASALRGPFDLIVSNPPYVPSAEIPTLSLEVREHDPHLALDGGNDGYDAYRALIPQASERLAAGGALIVEAGRGQARNIETLMAAAGLTVDRPPKADLAGIPRAVSARKMPP, from the coding sequence ATGCCGGGCAGGAAGGTTCCATTGACAACAGGCTCCGATTCCGGAAACAGCATAGAGGGTGCGCGTCGCGCCCTCGCCGCGCGGCTGCGATCGGCCGGCATCGAGGAGCCTGCCCTTGATGCGCGCCTGCTCGTCGGGGCGGCTCTGGAGCTCGATCTGACCGGCATGGTGACGCAGGCGACACGACAACTCACGCCTGCGGAGACCGCGCGCCTCGAAGGATATGCGCAGCGCCGGCTTGCGCATGAGCCGGTCGCCCGCATTCTCGGCGCGCGGGAATTCTGGGGCATGCCGTTCCGGCTGTCCGAGGGAACGCTGGTGCCGCGGCCGGACACCGAGACCGTTGTCGAGCTGGCGCTCGAGATCTTTCGCGGGCTCACGATAGCGGGGCGGGCCCCGCAAATCGCGGATATCGGCGTCGGATCGGGCGCCATCCTGCTCGCGCTGCTGCACGAAATTCCCGATGCGTTTGGTGTCGGCACCGATATCAGCCTGACGGCGCTGAACACGGCACGCGACAATGCGGCCACTCTCGGCCTCGCCGGTCGCGCCGGCTTCGCCGCCTGCTCCTATGCGTCGGCGCTCCGCGGCCCATTCGACCTCATCGTGTCGAACCCGCCCTATGTCCCCTCGGCCGAAATTCCGACATTGAGCCTCGAGGTGCGCGAGCACGATCCGCACCTGGCACTCGATGGGGGCAATGACGGATATGACGCCTACCGCGCCCTGATCCCCCAGGCGAGCGAGCGTCTCGCCGCCGGTGGAGCGCTGATCGTCGAGGCCGGCCGGGGCCAGGCGAGAAATATTGAAACCCTTATGGCGGCCGCGGGGTTGACGGTGGATAGGCCACCGAAGGCCGACCTGGCGGGCATTCCCAGGGCCGTTTCGGCCCGAAAAATGCCCCCATAA
- a CDS encoding branched-chain amino acid ABC transporter permease yields MISWPNLVSQLFNGLALGALLALISSGLTIIYGTLGVLNLAHGAMFMIGGYAGFVAYQYTESFVLAVIAGSLFVMLLGIVMERLIIRHFYHRPHEDQLLVTFGLGICFVELVRLIFSSQSQLVPPPALFQGITNLGFMFYPTYRLAVVGIVAIALGALFIVLYRTRLGMIVRAGIEDSVMVDSLGINVYRVFMVVFGIGAMAAGFAGIVNAPVVSLTPGIGDDILVQTFVVVVIGGVGSFPGAILGGLIAGEIISVTSMFNPGYAYVMLFAAMTLVLVVRPHGLLGVQGRE; encoded by the coding sequence ATGATCAGTTGGCCCAACCTCGTTTCGCAGCTTTTCAACGGGCTGGCGCTCGGCGCGCTGCTCGCGCTGATCAGCTCCGGCCTGACCATCATCTACGGCACGCTCGGCGTGCTCAACCTCGCGCATGGCGCGATGTTCATGATCGGCGGCTATGCCGGCTTCGTCGCCTACCAGTACACGGAGTCGTTCGTCCTCGCCGTCATCGCGGGCTCGCTGTTCGTGATGCTGCTCGGCATCGTGATGGAACGCCTCATCATCCGCCATTTCTATCATCGCCCGCACGAGGATCAGCTGCTCGTGACTTTCGGGCTCGGCATTTGCTTTGTCGAGCTCGTGCGCCTGATCTTCTCGAGCCAGTCGCAGCTGGTGCCGCCTCCGGCGCTATTCCAGGGCATCACCAACCTCGGCTTCATGTTCTATCCGACCTATCGCCTCGCCGTCGTCGGCATCGTCGCGATCGCACTCGGCGCGCTGTTCATCGTCCTCTACCGGACCCGCCTCGGCATGATCGTGCGCGCCGGCATCGAGGATTCGGTGATGGTCGATTCACTCGGTATCAACGTATACCGCGTCTTCATGGTCGTGTTTGGCATCGGCGCAATGGCGGCCGGCTTTGCCGGCATCGTCAACGCGCCGGTGGTGTCGCTGACACCGGGCATCGGTGACGACATTCTGGTCCAGACTTTCGTGGTGGTGGTGATCGGCGGCGTCGGCTCGTTTCCCGGCGCGATCCTCGGCGGTCTGATCGCCGGCGAGATCATCAGCGTCACCTCCATGTTCAACCCCGGCTATGCCTATGTGATGCTGTTTGCGGCAATGACGCTCGTGCTCGTGGTGCGACCGCATGGCCTGCTCGGCGTACAGGGCCGCGAGTAA
- a CDS encoding MarR family transcriptional regulator: MREADYAALAQFRYQIRSFLAFSEVAAAKEGLTPTQHQALLGIKGFVRPGPATVGDVARFLLTRHHSAVELVDRLARLGLVSRLADPNDARRVHLKLTKKGEQKLRALSRKNLEELRRATSPALSRLLKSFQDSSEA; encoded by the coding sequence ATGCGCGAGGCCGATTATGCGGCGCTGGCGCAGTTCCGCTACCAGATCCGGAGCTTTCTGGCCTTCAGCGAGGTAGCAGCGGCGAAGGAGGGATTGACACCGACGCAGCACCAAGCGCTGCTCGGCATCAAGGGCTTTGTCCGTCCGGGACCTGCGACTGTCGGCGATGTGGCGCGCTTCCTGCTGACCCGGCATCATTCGGCAGTCGAGCTGGTCGATCGTCTGGCCAGGCTCGGGCTGGTCAGCAGGCTTGCCGATCCCAATGACGCCCGGCGCGTGCATCTCAAGCTGACAAAAAAGGGTGAGCAGAAGCTTCGGGCGCTCTCGCGGAAGAATCTCGAAGAGCTCCGCCGTGCGACGAGCCCGGCCTTGAGTCGTCTATTGAAGTCGTTCCAGGATTCCAGCGAGGCCTGA
- a CDS encoding HIT domain-containing protein, translating to MTVYDDQNVFAKILRGEIPCFEVFRDDRSLAFLDIMPRSPGHTLVIPRAPARGILDIADDDLAAVARAAKRIAIAAMKAFGAEGIILQQFSEPASGQVVLHLHMHVMPVRSGIELLPAQMRKEDMAVLADHAKRMIAALAG from the coding sequence ATGACGGTCTATGACGATCAGAACGTCTTCGCAAAGATCCTGCGCGGCGAGATTCCCTGCTTTGAGGTTTTCAGGGACGATCGCAGCCTCGCCTTCCTCGACATCATGCCGCGCTCGCCCGGACACACGCTGGTCATTCCCCGTGCGCCGGCGCGCGGCATCCTCGATATCGCCGATGACGATCTCGCCGCGGTGGCGAGAGCGGCCAAGCGGATCGCGATTGCGGCGATGAAGGCGTTCGGGGCCGAGGGCATCATCCTGCAGCAGTTCAGCGAGCCGGCCAGCGGGCAGGTGGTCCTTCACCTGCACATGCACGTCATGCCGGTCAGGTCCGGTATCGAGCTATTGCCCGCGCAGATGCGCAAGGAAGATATGGCCGTGCTCGCCGATCACGCCAAACGGATGATCGCGGCGCTGGCTGGCTGA
- a CDS encoding ABC transporter ATP-binding protein, with product MSLIEVNGLNSYYGDSHILFDVAMHVERHEVVALLGRNGAGKSTTLKSLMGVVTPRSGSVKFDGIDIAGRRSHKIAQAGMQLVHEERRIFGSLSVEENITLAGITAPKRWPLGRIYEMFPRLKERRNNRGTELSGGEQQMLAIARALVRDPKIVLLDEPFEGLAPVIVHDLVKACRELATAGQTIVLVEQNLAATLALASRIYIINNGHIVHEGPAQELKAQPELLQRYLGV from the coding sequence ATGAGCCTGATCGAGGTCAACGGCCTGAACAGCTATTACGGGGACTCCCATATCCTGTTCGACGTCGCCATGCACGTCGAGCGCCACGAGGTGGTGGCACTACTCGGCCGCAACGGCGCCGGCAAGAGCACCACGCTGAAGAGCCTGATGGGCGTCGTAACGCCGCGCAGCGGCAGCGTGAAATTCGACGGCATCGACATCGCCGGACGCAGGAGCCACAAGATCGCGCAGGCGGGCATGCAGCTCGTGCACGAGGAGCGGCGGATCTTCGGCAGCCTGTCGGTGGAAGAGAACATCACCCTTGCAGGGATCACCGCGCCGAAACGCTGGCCGCTCGGCCGCATCTACGAGATGTTTCCCCGGCTGAAGGAGCGTCGCAACAACCGCGGCACCGAGCTCTCCGGCGGCGAACAGCAGATGCTCGCGATCGCGCGGGCGCTGGTGCGCGATCCCAAGATCGTGCTGCTGGACGAGCCGTTCGAGGGCCTTGCGCCTGTGATTGTCCATGACCTCGTCAAGGCCTGCCGCGAGCTGGCGACCGCCGGCCAGACCATCGTTCTGGTCGAGCAGAATTTGGCGGCGACGCTGGCGCTGGCGAGCCGGATCTACATCATCAACAACGGCCACATCGTGCATGAAGGTCCGGCGCAGGAGTTGAAAGCCCAACCGGAACTGCTGCAACGCTATCTCGGCGTTTGA
- the prfA gene encoding peptide chain release factor 1, protein MSSLPEAKLDVLLAHHASLEAESLGQLASERYVQITRELAEITPLIEAVKAYRSAVKELADTEALIADPATDAEMRSMAEAERDELAPRIEELVQKIRVALLPKDAMDDRNVVLEIRAGTGGDEASLFAGDLFRMYERFASLQGWKVEVISASEGTVGGYKEIIAEVQGRGAFSKLKFESGVHRVQRVPDTETQGRIHTSAATVAVLPEVEDVDVDIKNDDLRIETMRAQGAGGQHVNKTESAIRITHIPTGIVVMMQDSRSQHKNRASAMNILRSRIYDAERQRVDAARSAERKEKVGSGDRSERIRTYNFPQGRVTDHRINLTLYKLPQVIAGEALGELIDALTTEHQAAQLAAQGAAA, encoded by the coding sequence ATGTCGTCACTCCCCGAAGCCAAACTGGACGTCCTGCTCGCGCATCACGCCTCGCTCGAGGCGGAATCGCTGGGGCAGCTCGCCTCCGAACGCTACGTGCAGATCACGCGCGAGCTCGCCGAGATCACGCCGCTGATCGAAGCGGTGAAGGCGTACCGTTCCGCCGTCAAGGAGCTCGCCGACACCGAGGCTCTGATCGCCGATCCCGCAACCGATGCCGAGATGCGCAGCATGGCGGAAGCCGAGCGCGACGAGCTCGCGCCCAGAATCGAGGAGCTGGTCCAGAAGATCCGCGTCGCGCTGCTGCCCAAGGACGCCATGGACGACCGCAACGTCGTGTTGGAAATCCGCGCCGGCACCGGCGGCGACGAGGCCTCGCTGTTCGCCGGCGACCTGTTCCGGATGTACGAGCGCTTCGCGAGCCTTCAGGGCTGGAAGGTCGAGGTGATCTCGGCCAGCGAAGGCACCGTCGGCGGCTACAAGGAAATCATCGCAGAGGTGCAGGGCCGCGGCGCGTTCTCGAAGCTGAAGTTCGAATCCGGCGTGCATCGCGTGCAGCGGGTGCCCGACACCGAGACACAGGGGCGCATCCACACCTCGGCGGCGACGGTCGCCGTGCTGCCCGAGGTCGAGGACGTCGACGTCGACATCAAGAACGACGATCTGCGGATCGAGACCATGCGTGCGCAGGGCGCCGGCGGCCAGCACGTCAACAAGACCGAATCGGCGATCCGCATCACCCACATCCCGACCGGCATCGTGGTGATGATGCAGGACAGCCGCTCGCAGCACAAGAACCGCGCCTCTGCCATGAACATCCTGCGCTCGCGCATCTACGACGCCGAGCGCCAGCGGGTCGATGCCGCGCGCTCGGCCGAACGCAAGGAGAAGGTCGGCTCCGGCGACCGCAGCGAGCGCATCCGCACCTACAATTTTCCGCAAGGGCGCGTCACCGACCATCGCATCAATCTGACGCTCTACAAGCTGCCGCAGGTGATCGCGGGCGAAGCGCTCGGCGAGCTGATCGACGCGCTGACCACCGAGCATCAGGCCGCACAGCTCGCCGCACAGGGCGCGGCGGCTTAA
- a CDS encoding DUF4167 domain-containing protein, translated as MRNGQNKQRMRNRNNNNNNNRRSQNPMTRVYESNGPDIKIRGTASHIAEKYLQLARDARSSGDPVAAENYYQHAEHYFRLIAAAQEQFRQNQQPRGDEPIGSHSDDGEDEGENFSNFGQEPGFVPQPPQQQQPFTRDRDGQRDHHQRDHHQRDNQPYLRDQQPREHRPQPQYQPQPQPQNQPQPVVSDTGSVDRLPSFITGAQPQANGGQPGLEGGGERYPRRRRRPQGPRPEREAAPAASNDDLAPGE; from the coding sequence ATGAGAAACGGTCAGAACAAGCAGCGGATGCGCAACCGCAACAATAATAACAACAACAACCGGCGCAGCCAGAACCCGATGACCCGGGTCTACGAGTCCAACGGGCCCGACATCAAGATTCGCGGCACCGCCTCGCACATCGCTGAAAAATATCTGCAGCTCGCGCGCGACGCGCGCTCCTCCGGCGACCCCGTTGCAGCCGAGAACTACTACCAGCACGCCGAGCATTATTTCCGCCTGATCGCGGCGGCCCAGGAGCAGTTCCGCCAGAACCAGCAGCCGCGCGGTGACGAGCCCATCGGCAGCCATAGCGACGACGGCGAAGACGAGGGCGAGAATTTCTCGAATTTCGGCCAGGAGCCTGGCTTTGTCCCGCAGCCTCCGCAACAGCAGCAGCCCTTCACGCGCGACCGCGACGGCCAGCGCGATCATCACCAGCGTGACCACCACCAGCGCGACAACCAGCCCTATCTGCGCGATCAGCAGCCGCGCGAGCATCGCCCGCAGCCGCAATATCAGCCCCAGCCGCAACCGCAGAATCAGCCGCAGCCCGTCGTCAGCGACACCGGCAGCGTCGATCGCCTGCCTTCTTTCATCACCGGCGCGCAGCCGCAAGCGAATGGCGGCCAGCCCGGCCTCGAAGGCGGTGGCGAGCGCTATCCGCGCCGGCGGCGCCGGCCGCAAGGCCCGCGCCCCGAGCGCGAAGCCGCTCCAGCCGCCTCGAACGACGATCTCGCGCCCGGCGAGTAA
- a CDS encoding substrate-binding protein: MTDHLIRRGLSRRGLLQTTAGLIGGSVLPAMPAFAEDKPIGTYPAGVSGSTAFIGISVPRTGTYAVQGEDELKGYQLAIEHINSGHELIKKISPKTTKGVLGKELKFGVADSAAKPNEAVQAQQRFISENKAIMITGGTSSAVAVALNKLAQREKVIFVCGISGSNDTTGKDCVRYGFRQNFFGQTAAAAIGPVMVKQFGKGKKAAYLTPDYTYGHTVTKSMQDILATAGWTTVTNQVAPLGAPDYSSYLLNVANSGADVLINVNWGHDAVLSTQQAKQFGVLDKMKLVVPYQVPFIARETGGLMQGVYAATDYWWTIEDKFPLAKMFNEAFDKKYGYKPEWGAENAYVSFAHWAHMCEQAGTFNPPDVIKAYEKGETIPSLVGDVHYRPEDHQCVRPVLIVKGKLQKDMKNKEDWYDVVEIVPGEGLMQKPDAFGCHLGDYT; encoded by the coding sequence ATGACTGACCATCTCATCCGCCGCGGCCTCTCGCGTCGCGGCCTGCTCCAGACCACCGCAGGTCTCATCGGCGGCTCGGTGCTGCCGGCGATGCCGGCATTTGCCGAGGACAAGCCGATCGGCACCTATCCCGCCGGCGTGTCCGGTTCCACGGCATTCATCGGAATCTCGGTGCCACGCACTGGCACCTATGCGGTCCAGGGCGAAGACGAGCTCAAGGGCTATCAACTCGCGATCGAGCATATCAACAGCGGTCACGAACTGATCAAGAAGATCTCGCCGAAGACCACCAAGGGCGTGCTCGGCAAGGAGCTCAAGTTTGGTGTTGCAGATTCCGCGGCCAAGCCGAACGAGGCGGTGCAGGCGCAGCAGCGCTTCATCAGCGAGAACAAGGCGATCATGATCACCGGCGGCACGTCGAGCGCGGTCGCGGTCGCGCTCAACAAGCTCGCCCAGCGCGAGAAGGTGATCTTCGTGTGCGGCATCTCCGGCTCCAACGACACCACCGGCAAGGACTGTGTCCGCTACGGTTTCCGCCAGAACTTCTTCGGCCAGACCGCCGCGGCGGCGATCGGCCCAGTGATGGTCAAGCAATTCGGCAAGGGCAAGAAGGCTGCGTACCTCACGCCGGACTACACTTACGGTCACACCGTCACCAAGTCGATGCAGGACATCCTTGCGACCGCCGGCTGGACCACCGTGACGAACCAGGTCGCGCCCCTCGGCGCGCCCGACTACTCCTCATATCTTCTCAATGTCGCCAATTCCGGCGCCGACGTCCTGATCAACGTCAACTGGGGCCACGACGCAGTACTGTCGACCCAGCAGGCCAAGCAGTTCGGTGTCCTCGACAAGATGAAGCTGGTGGTCCCGTATCAAGTGCCGTTCATCGCGCGCGAGACCGGCGGCCTGATGCAGGGCGTCTACGCCGCCACCGACTATTGGTGGACGATCGAGGACAAGTTCCCGCTGGCCAAGATGTTCAACGAGGCATTCGACAAAAAGTACGGCTACAAGCCCGAATGGGGCGCCGAGAACGCCTATGTCAGCTTCGCGCACTGGGCCCACATGTGCGAGCAGGCCGGCACCTTCAATCCGCCCGATGTGATCAAGGCCTATGAGAAGGGCGAGACGATTCCCTCGCTGGTCGGCGACGTCCATTACCGCCCCGAAGACCACCAGTGCGTCCGCCCCGTCCTGATCGTGAAGGGCAAGCTGCAAAAGGACATGAAGAACAAGGAAGACTGGTACGACGTTGTCGAAATCGTTCCGGGCGAAGGCCTGATGCAGAAGCCAGACGCCTTCGGCTGCCATCTCGGCGACTACACCTGA
- the ptsP gene encoding phosphoenolpyruvate--protein phosphotransferase translates to MRSASGGPRVLLRRLRETMAEQVSAQERLDKIVVLIAANMVAEVCSVYVLRIDNTLELYATEGLNREAVHHTVLSAHEGLVGLVASEATPLNLSDAQSHPAFSFRPETGEEIYHSFLGVPILRAGNTLGVLVVQNRAKRNYVEEELEALQTTAMVLAELIASGELSALAQPGQEPAARHSAQKVGAILSEGIALGHVVLHEPRVVIKDYIAEDLPKEIKRLDTALAKLRADLDRMLERGDVADGGEHREVLEAYRMFANDQGWSHKLHEAVATGLTAEAAVERVQSDTRARMLRSTDPYLRDRLHDLEDLGYRLMRQLVGQDHAPSREQLPDNAIVIARAMGPAALLDYDRKRLRGIVLEEGTANSHVSIVARALGIPAVGEVPNAPGIADPGDAIIVDGTSGSIYVRPSQEVEAAFAERVRFRARRQAQYLALRDRPCVTRDGQKVELMINAGLAIDLPHIEDTGSAGIGLFRTELQFMVGQSLPRTSDQLALYRTVLDAAGTKPVTFRTLDIGGDKALPYMEAVIEENPALGWRAIRLGLDRPGLLRGQIRALLRAGGGRALRIMFPMISEVAEFDAAKALVERELTYLRQHGHTLPERIDIGTMVEVPALLYQLDELLRKVDFISVGSNDLFQFLFAVDRGNAKVSERFDTMSAPILRALRDISRKCHAAKKSLSLCGEMASKPIGALALIALGYRSLSLSATALGPVKAMVLDLDAKKAEAMLGPLLDAPAGSVSIRQKLTEFAEAEGLAL, encoded by the coding sequence ATGCGGAGCGCGTCGGGAGGTCCCCGCGTCTTGTTGAGACGGCTCCGCGAAACCATGGCGGAGCAAGTCTCGGCCCAGGAGCGGCTGGACAAGATCGTGGTGCTGATCGCCGCCAACATGGTGGCCGAGGTGTGCTCGGTCTATGTGCTGCGCATTGACAACACGCTGGAGCTCTACGCCACCGAAGGTCTCAACCGCGAGGCGGTGCACCACACCGTGCTGAGCGCCCATGAGGGCCTGGTCGGCCTCGTCGCCAGCGAGGCGACGCCGCTCAATTTGAGCGATGCGCAAAGCCACCCGGCCTTCTCGTTCCGGCCCGAGACCGGCGAAGAAATCTACCATTCGTTCCTCGGCGTCCCGATCCTGCGGGCCGGCAACACGCTCGGCGTGCTGGTGGTGCAGAACCGCGCCAAGCGCAACTATGTCGAGGAGGAGCTCGAAGCACTGCAGACCACCGCGATGGTGCTGGCGGAGCTGATTGCCTCGGGCGAGCTGTCCGCGCTGGCCCAGCCCGGCCAGGAGCCGGCCGCGCGCCATTCCGCGCAGAAGGTCGGCGCCATCCTGTCGGAAGGTATCGCGCTCGGCCACGTCGTGCTGCACGAGCCGCGCGTCGTCATCAAGGACTACATCGCCGAGGATCTTCCGAAGGAGATCAAGCGGCTCGACACCGCGCTCGCCAAGTTGCGCGCCGATCTCGACCGCATGCTGGAGCGGGGCGACGTTGCGGACGGCGGCGAGCATCGCGAGGTGCTGGAAGCCTACCGCATGTTCGCCAACGACCAGGGCTGGTCGCACAAGCTGCATGAGGCGGTCGCCACCGGCCTCACCGCGGAGGCCGCGGTCGAGCGCGTGCAGTCCGACACCCGCGCGCGCATGCTGCGCTCGACCGACCCCTATTTGCGCGACCGGCTGCACGACCTGGAAGATCTCGGCTACCGCCTGATGCGGCAGCTGGTCGGCCAGGACCACGCGCCCTCACGCGAGCAGTTGCCCGACAACGCGATCGTCATCGCGCGCGCGATGGGCCCGGCAGCGCTGCTCGACTATGACCGCAAGCGTCTGCGCGGCATCGTGCTGGAGGAAGGCACCGCCAACTCCCACGTCTCGATCGTGGCGCGCGCGCTCGGCATCCCAGCGGTCGGCGAGGTGCCGAACGCGCCCGGCATCGCCGATCCCGGCGACGCCATCATCGTCGACGGAACCTCCGGCTCGATCTATGTGCGCCCCTCCCAGGAGGTCGAGGCGGCCTTCGCCGAGCGCGTGCGCTTCCGCGCCCGCCGCCAGGCGCAATATCTGGCGCTGCGCGACCGGCCCTGCGTCACCAGGGACGGCCAGAAGGTCGAGTTGATGATCAACGCAGGTCTTGCCATCGACCTGCCGCATATCGAGGACACCGGCAGCGCCGGCATCGGCCTGTTCCGCACCGAGTTGCAATTCATGGTGGGCCAGAGCCTGCCGCGCACCAGCGATCAGCTGGCGCTCTATCGCACCGTGCTGGATGCCGCCGGCACCAAGCCCGTCACCTTCCGCACCCTCGACATCGGCGGCGACAAGGCGCTGCCCTATATGGAAGCCGTGATCGAGGAAAATCCCGCGCTCGGCTGGCGCGCGATCCGGCTCGGGCTCGATCGCCCCGGCCTGTTGCGCGGCCAGATTCGCGCGCTGCTGCGCGCCGGCGGCGGCCGCGCGCTGCGCATCATGTTTCCGATGATCTCGGAAGTGGCCGAGTTCGATGCGGCGAAGGCGCTGGTCGAGCGCGAGCTCACCTATTTGCGCCAGCACGGCCACACGCTGCCTGAAAGAATCGACATCGGCACCATGGTCGAGGTCCCCGCGCTGCTCTATCAGCTCGACGAGCTCCTGAGAAAAGTCGACTTTATCTCGGTCGGCTCCAACGATCTGTTCCAGTTCCTGTTCGCGGTCGACCGCGGCAACGCAAAAGTCTCCGAGCGCTTCGACACCATGTCGGCGCCGATCCTGCGCGCGCTGCGCGATATCTCGCGCAAGTGCCATGCGGCGAAGAAATCGCTCTCGCTCTGCGGCGAGATGGCGTCCAAGCCGATCGGCGCGCTGGCGCTGATTGCGCTGGGCTATCGCTCGCTGTCGCTCTCGGCCACCGCCCTCGGCCCGGTCAAGGCCATGGTGCTCGATCTCGATGCAAAGAAGGCCGAGGCGATGCTCGGCCCGCTCCTGGACGCGCCGGCGGGCAGCGTCTCGATCCGGCAGAAACTGACGGAATTTGCCGAGGCCGAAGGCCTGGCGTTGTAG